One Brachyspira suanatina DNA segment encodes these proteins:
- a CDS encoding leucine-rich repeat domain-containing protein has protein sequence MIKKILLVFVSVLVFVSCSNNTTSPNSSNNSGVTDSTVEEQELIKKYGIDISQEDALISQQIEQNLKAYFAEKNSYRVILTGTPKDYSNNESLYTLVLKAALKVSSSMNIELDIKNINFQDGSVKTGMFSGEGIKNSENIVINFTFPTDKIKTIEMMSFDQLYNTKEITLPDSIITIKEMAFQNSQSIEKLTLGKNVQTIGDQAFFTLEFLKELIIPNSLKSIGMAAFAQSETIEKITIPASLTSVGMGAFSSCPNLTTVIYYGTSPSSINNNDALMYCNKLKTLILPNADTLDAGVWSSFLGGNFTDIRKQ, from the coding sequence ATGATTAAAAAAATTTTATTAGTATTTGTATCAGTGTTGGTATTTGTTTCATGTTCAAATAATACTACATCACCTAATAGCAGTAATAATTCAGGAGTTACAGATTCTACTGTAGAAGAGCAAGAATTAATAAAAAAATACGGTATAGATATAAGTCAGGAAGATGCATTAATAAGCCAGCAAATAGAACAAAATTTAAAAGCTTATTTTGCTGAAAAGAATTCATATAGAGTAATATTGACAGGAACTCCTAAAGATTACAGTAATAATGAATCTTTATATACTTTAGTTTTAAAAGCAGCATTAAAAGTTAGTTCTTCTATGAATATAGAGTTGGATATAAAAAATATTAATTTTCAAGACGGCTCTGTAAAAACAGGTATGTTTTCTGGAGAAGGTATTAAGAATTCAGAAAATATAGTTATCAATTTTACATTTCCAACAGATAAAATAAAAACTATAGAAATGATGTCTTTTGATCAACTATATAATACAAAAGAAATAACACTTCCTGATTCTATAATTACAATAAAAGAAATGGCATTTCAGAATTCTCAAAGTATAGAAAAATTAACTTTGGGTAAAAATGTTCAAACTATAGGAGATCAGGCTTTTTTTACTTTGGAATTTTTGAAAGAATTAATAATACCAAATTCTTTAAAATCAATAGGTATGGCTGCATTTGCTCAAAGTGAAACAATAGAAAAAATAACTATACCTGCTTCATTAACATCAGTAGGAATGGGAGCATTTTCAAGCTGTCCTAATTTAACTACAGTAATTTACTATGGAACTTCCCCAAGCAGTATAAATAATAATGATGCTTTAATGTATTGCAATAAACTTAAAACTTTAATACTGCCTAATGCTGACACTTTAGATGCTGGAGTTTGGTCAAGTTTCTTAGGCGGTAATTTTACTGATATAAGAAAGCAATAA
- a CDS encoding tetratricopeptide repeat protein, translating to MAKISNYLLSKHIEKCKISLEAFEKREIPDLKDDFKKEAEKVLYDANNFLNSIDPFNYSDFDDFNRKAEKFNDELNKILETFYIKEPDELYTYNRFIEYFHYDKTMFNDENDEIDINDLHTLDEYFDCNTNGVALNNMGSYRYAIDKYSEAIDLIDYYALAYYNRGLSRSNLGFFKKAIKDYDKAIELSKNYKDAYYNRGFAKNNAGLHKEAIEDYNKVIELDNKNIDAYNNRGVSKNYLQLFDEAMKDFNKILELDPNNYCAYSNRGNSKNDLGLYKEAIEDYNKAIEINPNYSDAYYNRGNSKKELGLFKEAIEDYDNAIKLKPSDINSYMNRGNAKYDLELYEEAIKDYDKIIKLDHNYVDAYYNRANAKRELGLYKESIKDYDKAIYLNPNYSDAYNNRGLAKSELGMYEEAIKDYEESIDLCADNPEAYYNIGSAKYDLDLLKESIKYYDKAIELRPTYSEAYNNRGLSKNDLGLYKEAIKDYDKSIELNPNDSNTYNNRGLTKYSLGLYKEAIKDYTKAIELTPNYTNAYGNRGSAKDELGQYQEAIKDYDKAIELEPNTAYLYNDRGWVKKNAGLYKEALKDYKKALELDPNNEYAKSNIANLKKEHGLK from the coding sequence ATGGCAAAAATATCTAATTATCTTCTTAGTAAACATATAGAAAAATGCAAAATATCATTAGAAGCTTTTGAAAAAAGAGAAATTCCAGATTTAAAAGATGATTTTAAAAAAGAAGCAGAAAAAGTTCTATATGATGCAAATAATTTTTTAAATAGCATTGATCCATTCAATTATTCTGATTTTGATGATTTTAACAGAAAGGCAGAAAAATTTAATGATGAATTAAACAAAATACTTGAAACATTTTATATAAAAGAGCCTGACGAACTTTATACTTATAACAGGTTTATTGAGTATTTTCATTATGATAAAACTATGTTTAATGATGAAAATGATGAAATTGATATTAATGATTTACATACTTTAGATGAATATTTCGATTGCAATACTAATGGAGTTGCTTTAAACAATATGGGATCATATAGATATGCTATAGATAAATATAGTGAAGCTATAGATTTAATTGATTATTATGCATTAGCTTATTATAATAGGGGACTTTCTAGAAGTAATTTAGGATTTTTTAAGAAAGCTATAAAAGATTATGACAAAGCTATAGAATTAAGTAAAAATTATAAAGATGCTTATTATAATAGAGGGTTTGCTAAAAATAATGCTGGCTTACACAAGGAAGCTATTGAAGATTATAATAAGGTTATAGAGTTAGACAATAAAAATATAGATGCATATAATAATAGAGGAGTTTCCAAAAATTACTTACAGCTTTTTGATGAGGCTATGAAAGATTTTAATAAGATTTTAGAATTAGATCCTAATAACTATTGTGCTTATAGCAACAGAGGTAATTCTAAAAATGATTTGGGACTTTATAAAGAAGCCATTGAAGATTATAACAAAGCTATAGAAATTAATCCAAATTATTCAGATGCTTATTATAATAGAGGAAATTCAAAAAAAGAGTTAGGTTTATTTAAAGAAGCTATTGAAGATTATGATAATGCTATAAAATTGAAACCTAGCGATATAAATTCCTATATGAATAGAGGAAATGCTAAATATGATTTAGAATTATATGAAGAAGCTATAAAAGATTATGACAAAATTATAAAATTGGATCATAATTATGTAGATGCTTATTATAACAGAGCAAATGCAAAAAGAGAGCTTGGTTTATATAAGGAATCTATAAAAGATTATGATAAAGCTATATATTTGAATCCTAATTATAGTGATGCATATAATAATAGAGGGCTTGCTAAAAGTGAGTTAGGAATGTATGAAGAAGCTATAAAAGATTATGAAGAATCTATAGATTTATGTGCAGATAATCCAGAAGCCTATTATAATATAGGAAGTGCTAAATATGATTTGGATCTTTTAAAAGAATCAATTAAATATTATGATAAGGCTATAGAATTAAGACCGACTTACAGTGAGGCATATAATAACAGAGGACTTTCTAAAAATGATTTGGGACTTTATAAAGAAGCTATCAAAGATTATGATAAATCTATAGAATTAAACCCTAATGACAGCAATACTTATAATAATAGAGGGCTTACTAAATATAGTTTAGGCTTGTATAAAGAAGCTATAAAAGATTATACTAAGGCTATAGAATTGACTCCTAATTATACAAATGCTTACGGCAATAGAGGAAGTGCTAAAGATGAATTAGGACAGTATCAAGAAGCTATAAAGGATTATGATAAAGCTATAGAACTAGAACCAAATACAGCTTATTTATATAATGATAGAGGATGGGTTAAGAAAAATGCAGGACTATATAAAGAGGCTTTAAAAGATTATAAAAAGGCTTTAGAATTAGATCCTAATAATGAATATGCAAAGAGCAATATTGCAAATCTTAAAAAAGAACATGGCTTGAAATAA
- a CDS encoding tetratricopeptide repeat protein gives MATMTNFLFSQHLKESKNKLENLQKELNKCLDEFNDFLNNIDAENYSDFDDFNDKAKTFNEELNKIMSDKQNFIVSFTNIVDNKKEVDIDRLNNLTDYHDYNSKGIYKSANGEYAEAIKYYDEAIKLNPNMADAYYNKAVAKTKLGLLKEAIEEYDKAIELRADYTYAYYNRGLLKSDLGLLEEAIKDFDKALSIDPNLFDAYNNKGLLEDELGFSKEAIKDFNKAIKLNPNYALAYNNRGNAKDNLGLYEEAIKDYDKAIKLNPNYALAYNNRGNAKDNLGLYEEAIEDFDKAIKLNPDDTDAYNNRGNAKYNLELYEEAIEDYDKAIKLNPNYAFAYNNRGNAKDNLGLYEEAIEDFDKAIKLNPDYADAYNNRGLTKENLGLYEEALKDYKKALKLDPNNECARENVKRTKEEYGLK, from the coding sequence ATGGCAACAATGACTAATTTTCTATTCAGTCAACATTTAAAAGAATCTAAAAATAAATTAGAGAATTTGCAAAAGGAATTAAATAAATGTTTAGATGAATTTAATGATTTTTTAAATAATATTGATGCAGAAAATTATTCTGATTTTGATGATTTCAATGACAAAGCAAAAACTTTTAATGAAGAATTAAATAAAATAATGTCAGATAAACAAAATTTTATAGTCAGTTTTACAAATATAGTTGACAATAAGAAAGAAGTTGATATTGATCGTTTAAACAATCTTACTGATTATCATGATTATAATTCTAAAGGTATTTATAAAAGTGCTAATGGAGAATATGCAGAAGCTATAAAATATTATGATGAAGCTATAAAGTTAAACCCTAATATGGCAGATGCTTATTATAACAAAGCTGTTGCCAAAACTAAACTTGGACTTTTAAAAGAAGCTATAGAAGAATATGATAAGGCTATAGAGTTAAGAGCTGATTATACTTATGCTTATTATAACAGAGGACTTCTTAAAAGTGATTTAGGACTTTTAGAAGAAGCTATAAAAGATTTTGATAAAGCTTTATCAATAGATCCTAATTTATTTGATGCTTATAATAATAAAGGATTATTAGAAGATGAGTTGGGATTTTCTAAAGAAGCTATAAAAGATTTTAACAAAGCTATAAAATTAAATCCTAATTATGCTCTTGCATATAATAATAGGGGAAATGCCAAAGATAATTTAGGACTTTATGAAGAAGCTATCAAAGATTATGATAAAGCTATAAAATTAAATCCTAATTATGCTCTTGCATATAATAATAGGGGAAATGCTAAAGATAATTTAGGACTTTATGAAGAAGCTATAGAAGATTTTGATAAGGCTATAAAATTAAATCCTGATGATACAGATGCTTATAATAACAGAGGTAATGCAAAATATAATTTAGAGCTTTATGAAGAAGCTATAGAAGATTATGATAAAGCTATAAAATTAAATCCTAATTATGCTTTTGCATATAATAATAGGGGAAATGCTAAAGATAATTTAGGACTTTATGAAGAAGCTATAGAAGATTTTGATAAGGCTATAAAATTAAATCCTGATTATGCAGATGCTTATAATAACAGAGGTCTTACTAAGGAAAATTTAGGTCTTTATGAAGAGGCATTAAAAGATTATAAGAAGGCTTTAAAATTGGATCCTAATAATGAATGTGCCAGAGAAAATGTAAAACGTACTAAAGAAGAATATGGTTTGAAATGA
- a CDS encoding alpha-hydroxy-acid oxidizing protein translates to MTYKEIIEVAKDCMGFCKACPICNGKVCKNSMPGPGAKGIGDVAIRNYDKWREIRLNMDTICSNEDVDTSFELFGKKFKYPIFAGPVGAVQLHYGNKYTEEEYNDILVKSCAEAGIAAFTGDGVNANVMIAATTMIKKQNGVGVPTVKPWNIDVIKEKMKLVADSNAFAVAMDVDAAGLPFLKNLTPKAGSKTVDELKQIKEIAKRPFIIKGIMTTKGAKKAVEAGADAIIVSNHGGRVLDQCPSTAEVLPEIADAVKGKIKILVDGGIRNGTDILKAIALGADGIVIARTFVIAAYGGGEEGVKSYAAQLGAELEDAMTMCGVHSLKEITRDVVRL, encoded by the coding sequence ATGACTTATAAAGAAATTATAGAAGTTGCAAAAGACTGTATGGGATTTTGTAAGGCATGCCCAATATGTAATGGTAAAGTATGTAAAAATAGCATGCCAGGACCCGGAGCTAAAGGAATAGGAGATGTTGCCATTAGAAATTATGACAAATGGAGAGAAATAAGACTCAATATGGACACAATATGTTCTAATGAAGATGTTGACACTTCTTTTGAGTTATTCGGAAAAAAATTTAAATATCCTATATTTGCTGGTCCTGTAGGTGCAGTTCAGCTTCACTATGGTAATAAATACACAGAAGAAGAATATAATGATATATTAGTTAAATCTTGTGCTGAAGCAGGAATTGCAGCTTTCACTGGTGACGGAGTTAATGCTAATGTAATGATAGCAGCAACTACTATGATAAAAAAACAAAACGGTGTAGGAGTGCCAACAGTTAAGCCTTGGAATATAGATGTTATAAAAGAAAAAATGAAATTAGTTGCAGATTCAAATGCTTTTGCTGTTGCTATGGACGTTGATGCTGCCGGGCTTCCTTTCTTAAAAAATCTTACTCCAAAAGCAGGAAGCAAAACTGTAGATGAATTAAAACAAATAAAAGAAATTGCAAAAAGACCATTCATAATAAAAGGAATAATGACTACTAAAGGAGCTAAAAAAGCTGTTGAGGCTGGAGCTGATGCAATAATAGTATCAAACCATGGCGGACGCGTACTTGATCAATGTCCTTCTACTGCTGAAGTTTTACCTGAAATTGCTGATGCTGTTAAAGGCAAAATTAAAATATTAGTAGACGGCGGTATTAGAAATGGTACTGATATATTAAAGGCTATTGCTTTAGGTGCTGACGGAATTGTTATTGCTAGAACATTTGTAATAGCTGCTTACGGCGGAGGAGAAGAAGGAGTTAAATCTTATGCCGCTCAATTAGGTGCTGAACTTGAAGATGCTATGACTATGTGTGGAGTTCACAGCTTAAAAGAAATAACTAGAGATGTAGTAAGACTTTAA
- a CDS encoding tetratricopeptide repeat protein: MNDNIKELLDKAKEAYENKEYEKSIEYIDKVIFYNGDSYDLYHNRGLSKLNLGLYKEAINDFERAIELGDDGETVYYDRGLAKLYLGNYEEAIEDFNRVLQINNNDIDSRVNIGLCYLYMKKYKEAINIYDEVIADFPDNISSYNNRGLCKFYLSKFEEAINDFNKVIELDKNDTASSAYNTIGLCKYNLNEFDEALKCYEKAIEINPNLINAYHNIALIKHSVGLDDEALSYLNKALEIDPSNIETYLKIYSIKLGLGLEHEANKYLNKIIEMYPDDIYVYDRIGNIKIDAGYMEESLEYLKKALEINPNFIDAYYDIAFALHKLDLNNEALEYLEKALKIYPNSADTYFKMFLIKRALIDYGGALSCLNKILEIDNTDVVIYNEIALIKIELELYDEALYYLNKALDIDTNNAEIYNSIGLVYHYKKDYEEAIKNFNKALELNTSMASAYYNIGLAYYEMHDYENSIRYYNKALEINPQYASAYINLGLIKHNLGNYKEAIDYYKKALEINPDYSLAYYNIALAEMSLEDYKNSLEDFNKALELGYNEADIYINIGLIYSRQSIYDKAIEYYNKVLEINPKKVNAYYNIAFCLSNMDKYEEALEIYDKVIRMYPGNFDVYYERGYTKYRALKYEEAIRDFDIIINVNSKHYNAYYYRGCSKKYLKNYDEAINDLNKAIEYDPNNPNYYSERASCYDYLNKYRESIENYDKAIELNDNDWFLYILRSKEKFLLSKESNLENKTNDKKSFFNKIISKIVSYKSYTDLEKSALNDLEKSYKLALEDEFYLMVFKDIIKDEFTNIDLATEFCKDNNITL; this comes from the coding sequence ATGAATGACAATATTAAAGAATTGCTGGATAAAGCCAAAGAAGCTTATGAAAATAAAGAGTATGAAAAGTCCATTGAATATATTGATAAGGTTATATTTTATAATGGCGATTCTTATGATCTTTATCATAACAGAGGATTATCAAAATTAAATTTGGGATTATATAAAGAAGCTATAAATGATTTTGAGAGAGCTATTGAATTGGGTGATGACGGCGAAACTGTATATTATGATAGAGGTTTGGCAAAATTATATTTAGGTAATTATGAAGAAGCTATAGAAGATTTTAACAGAGTTTTGCAAATAAATAATAATGATATTGATTCACGTGTTAATATAGGATTATGCTATCTTTATATGAAAAAATATAAAGAAGCTATAAATATTTATGATGAAGTAATAGCAGATTTTCCTGATAATATTAGTTCTTATAATAATAGGGGATTATGTAAGTTTTATTTATCTAAATTTGAAGAAGCTATAAATGATTTTAATAAAGTTATAGAATTAGATAAAAATGATACAGCAAGTTCGGCATATAATACTATTGGTTTATGTAAATACAATTTGAATGAATTTGATGAAGCTTTGAAATGTTATGAGAAGGCTATAGAGATTAATCCTAATTTAATTAATGCCTATCATAATATTGCTTTGATAAAACATTCTGTGGGATTAGATGATGAGGCTTTATCATATTTGAATAAGGCTTTAGAAATAGATCCTAGTAATATTGAAACATATTTAAAAATTTATTCTATAAAATTAGGTTTAGGTTTAGAGCATGAAGCTAATAAATATTTAAATAAAATTATAGAAATGTATCCTGATGATATTTATGTTTATGATAGAATAGGAAATATAAAAATTGATGCCGGATATATGGAGGAATCTTTAGAATATTTAAAAAAAGCATTAGAAATAAATCCTAATTTTATTGATGCATATTATGATATTGCTTTTGCTTTGCATAAATTAGATTTAAATAATGAGGCTTTGGAATATTTAGAAAAAGCACTTAAAATTTATCCTAATAGTGCAGATACTTATTTCAAAATGTTTTTAATTAAAAGAGCTTTAATAGATTACGGAGGAGCTTTATCTTGTTTAAATAAAATACTTGAAATAGATAATACTGATGTTGTTATTTATAATGAAATTGCTTTGATCAAAATAGAATTAGAATTATATGATGAGGCTTTATATTATTTGAATAAGGCTTTGGATATAGATACTAATAATGCTGAAATATATAATAGTATTGGCTTAGTATATCATTATAAAAAAGATTATGAAGAAGCTATTAAAAATTTTAATAAGGCATTGGAGTTAAATACTTCTATGGCTAGTGCTTATTATAATATTGGTTTGGCATATTATGAAATGCATGATTATGAAAACTCAATTCGATATTATAATAAGGCATTGGAGATAAATCCTCAGTATGCATCTGCCTATATTAATTTAGGACTTATTAAACATAATTTAGGAAACTATAAAGAAGCTATTGACTATTATAAAAAAGCATTAGAAATAAATCCTGATTATAGTTTGGCTTATTATAATATAGCTCTTGCTGAAATGAGTTTAGAAGATTATAAAAATTCTTTGGAAGATTTTAATAAAGCATTAGAATTAGGTTATAATGAAGCAGACATTTATATTAATATAGGACTTATATATTCAAGACAATCTATATATGATAAAGCTATAGAGTATTATAATAAAGTGTTAGAGATAAATCCTAAGAAAGTTAATGCCTATTATAATATTGCTTTTTGTTTATCTAACATGGATAAATATGAAGAAGCTTTAGAAATATATGATAAAGTTATAAGAATGTATCCTGGTAATTTTGATGTTTATTATGAAAGAGGATATACTAAATACAGGGCATTGAAGTATGAGGAGGCTATAAGAGATTTTGATATTATTATAAATGTGAATTCCAAACATTATAATGCTTATTATTATAGAGGCTGTTCTAAAAAATATTTAAAGAATTATGATGAAGCAATAAATGATTTGAATAAGGCTATAGAATATGATCCGAATAATCCTAACTATTACAGTGAAAGGGCTTCTTGTTATGATTATTTAAATAAATATAGAGAAAGTATTGAAAATTATGATAAAGCTATTGAATTAAATGATAATGATTGGTTTTTATATATTTTAAGATCTAAAGAGAAATTTCTTTTATCAAAGGAAAGTAATTTAGAAAATAAAACAAATGATAAGAAATCATTTTTTAATAAAATTATATCAAAAATTGTTTCATATAAAAGTTATACGGATTTAGAAAAGTCAGCATTAAATGATTTAGAAAAATCTTATAAGTTAGCTTTAGAAGATGAATTTTATCTTATGGTATTTAAAGATATTATAAAAGATGAATTTACCAATATAGATTTAGCAACTGAATTTTGTAAGGATAATAATATTACTTTATAA
- a CDS encoding leucine-rich repeat domain-containing protein: MKKKYILIFMLALIFVSCSAVIMSPNNNTEITDPMDPSKPIDPPEPDYPPWTEIQPPLPVLDDEAIKYGIDISQEDNIIKEQIKIKLKEYRNDKGQYKVIFTGKPKDDYLVSASLTKLTLEVARDLSISEAIIDVSNVYFNERKIKSRMFRGGVSLGYFNLSFILPENIIRVIEGNAFSFLNNYLREITIPDSVIGIDAAAFQLSEVLNKITFSEKSKLEYIGELAFSYSTVKEIVIPASVKSIGRKPFGSSLTTVTYLGTKPDTIMNNKNVFDDCVNLKTLLIPNAEDPDDPAWKTFLGGNFTDIRKQ; this comes from the coding sequence ATGAAGAAAAAATATATATTAATATTTATGTTAGCATTGATATTTGTATCCTGTTCGGCAGTGATAATGTCGCCTAATAATAATACAGAAATTACTGATCCAATGGATCCTTCTAAACCTATAGATCCTCCAGAACCAGATTATCCCCCTTGGACTGAAATACAGCCTCCTTTGCCTGTTTTAGATGATGAGGCAATTAAATACGGAATAGATATTTCTCAAGAAGATAATATAATAAAAGAGCAAATAAAAATAAAATTAAAAGAATATAGAAACGACAAAGGTCAATATAAAGTAATATTTACAGGAAAGCCAAAAGATGATTATTTAGTTTCAGCATCTCTTACAAAATTAACATTAGAAGTTGCAAGAGATTTATCAATTAGTGAGGCAATAATAGATGTTAGTAATGTTTATTTTAATGAGAGAAAGATAAAATCTAGGATGTTTCGAGGAGGAGTTTCTTTAGGTTATTTTAATTTGAGTTTTATATTGCCTGAAAATATCATAAGAGTTATAGAAGGCAATGCTTTTTCATTTTTAAATAATTATTTGAGAGAGATAACAATACCGGATTCTGTTATTGGTATTGATGCTGCTGCTTTTCAGTTATCTGAGGTGCTTAACAAAATAACATTTAGTGAAAAAAGTAAGCTTGAATATATAGGTGAATTAGCTTTTTCTTATTCAACAGTAAAGGAAATAGTAATACCAGCATCTGTAAAATCAATAGGAAGAAAACCATTTGGAAGTTCTTTAACCACTGTTACTTATTTGGGAACTAAGCCTGATACTATAATGAATAATAAAAATGTATTTGATGACTGTGTTAATCTTAAAACTTTATTAATTCCTAATGCTGAAGATCCGGATGATCCTGCTTGGAAAACTTTTTTGGGCGGTAATTTTACTGATATAAGAAAACAGTGA